A genomic region of Magnetospirillum sp. WYHS-4 contains the following coding sequences:
- a CDS encoding SDR family oxidoreductase, which produces MVEAVLIAGGSGGIGSAVARRLAAAGLKPLVGYGRNRAAAEALGWAIPLDMSDPAAIDAAVEEAAKEPLLGLVLAASPPPVLAPFGQIAADDMEHQWRINVVGAQRLLAGIVKRCFRPRKKGIAVAVLTAAMGDGKMAAMPNLGAYVIAKYGLQGVMAAAAAEYPWLETHLVRPGFTETAMLDAFDPRFLDLLRAKKSFAAPETVAEDICAPFMADIP; this is translated from the coding sequence ATGGTTGAGGCGGTCCTGATCGCCGGCGGCAGCGGTGGCATTGGCAGTGCGGTGGCCCGCCGCCTAGCCGCCGCAGGCCTCAAGCCCCTTGTGGGCTACGGACGGAACCGGGCGGCGGCGGAAGCGCTGGGCTGGGCGATACCCCTCGACATGTCGGACCCCGCCGCTATCGATGCCGCCGTCGAGGAAGCCGCCAAGGAACCTTTGCTGGGCTTGGTGCTGGCCGCCTCGCCCCCGCCGGTCCTGGCTCCCTTCGGCCAGATCGCGGCCGACGACATGGAGCACCAGTGGCGGATCAACGTAGTGGGTGCGCAGCGCCTGCTGGCCGGCATCGTAAAACGCTGCTTCCGTCCCCGCAAGAAGGGGATCGCCGTAGCCGTCCTGACCGCTGCCATGGGCGACGGCAAGATGGCGGCCATGCCGAACCTGGGGGCCTACGTGATCGCCAAATACGGGCTGCAGGGCGTCATGGCGGCAGCAGCAGCCGAATATCCCTGGCTGGAGACCCACTTGGTGAGGCCCGGCTTCACCGAAACCGCCATGTTGGACGCCTTCGATCCCCGCTTCCTGGACCTGCTACGTGCTAAAAAGTCTTTCGCAGCCCCCGAGACGGTGGCGGAAGATAT
- a CDS encoding acyl carrier protein, with the protein MESAEIYERLTPIFQDVFDRDDLVPHAALSAADVEEWDSLSHIRLVVAIEQALNIRFTIGELSSLKNVGQMVDLIRGKL; encoded by the coding sequence TTGGAATCCGCCGAAATCTACGAACGTCTGACACCCATCTTCCAGGACGTCTTCGACCGCGACGACCTGGTTCCCCACGCCGCGCTCAGCGCCGCCGACGTCGAGGAATGGGACAGCCTCAGCCACATCCGCCTGGTGGTCGCCATCGAGCAGGCCCTGAATATTCGCTTCACCATCGGCGAACTTTCGAGCCTGAAGAATGTCGGCCAGATGGTCGACCTGATCCGAGGCAAGCTGTGA